From a region of the Methanothermobacter tenebrarum genome:
- a CDS encoding restriction endonuclease, with protein sequence MGDLKKEKLVNFMSKIMEESGFKVYKDFRTSNYLVDIYGILPTAIGDISVVVACKNYDEKWKVGLDVLKEMEMVAKNLKASKIVIVTTSDYTKQAINYAARKNIKLINRQGIISLAENFSKRLQAPEEEFQDEIESYTPKESNFSNSRKLLSRREPETPILNKFRGLFQNLIFLVLLVVGLSVGLTKLIETFIQLDGRILGILKIFFSFILSYGVTPLGEKEKVLILLRGTVVFFISLLILIIIILI encoded by the coding sequence GTGGGAGATTTGAAAAAAGAGAAGCTAGTAAATTTCATGTCAAAGATCATGGAGGAATCTGGTTTCAAGGTTTATAAAGATTTCAGAACCTCAAACTATCTTGTGGACATCTATGGCATACTCCCAACCGCTATCGGAGATATAAGCGTGGTTGTAGCATGCAAAAATTATGATGAAAAATGGAAAGTAGGATTAGACGTCCTCAAAGAAATGGAAATGGTTGCAAAAAACCTTAAAGCTTCCAAAATCGTTATTGTAACCACATCAGATTACACAAAACAAGCCATAAATTATGCTGCAAGAAAGAATATCAAACTCATAAACAGACAAGGGATAATATCATTAGCAGAAAACTTTTCAAAGAGACTACAAGCGCCAGAGGAAGAATTCCAGGATGAGATAGAATCCTACACGCCTAAAGAATCCAATTTTAGCAATTCAAGGAAACTATTATCCCGGAGGGAACCCGAAACCCCAATCCTCAATAAGTTCAGAGGATTATTTCAAAACCTCATCTTCCTAGTCCTATTAGTAGTCGGCCTTTCAGTTGGACTCACAAAACTTATAGAAACCTTCATCCAATTAGACGGTAGGATTCTAGGAATATTAAAAATATTCTTTTCATTTATCTTATCCTATGGTGTAACACCCCTCGGAGAAAAGGAAAAAGTGCTCATATTACTAAGGGGCACCGTAGTCTTCTTCATATCCCTACTAATACTCATAATCATAATACTTATATAA
- the argF gene encoding ornithine carbamoyltransferase codes for MRHLLSVCDMKDKVEYLLDLADKFKNGLIKGKPLKDKYMAMVFEKASTRTRVSFEVGMSQLGGTPLYLSAQDLQLGRGEPIADTARTLSRYVDAIMIRAFRHKDVIELAENSSVPVINGLTDLEHPCQTLADMQTIREYKGDFNRKLAFIGDGNNVCNSLILISAILGMDIYVASPKGYEPNKEIIKKAEKIARDQSVIKITNDPYEAVKGADVVYTDVWVSMGHENEAQERLKAFRPYQVNKDLMDHAKADAIFMHCLPAKRGQETTTDVIDGPNSVVWDQAENRLHAQKAIMYWLIK; via the coding sequence ATGAGGCACCTACTATCAGTATGTGACATGAAAGACAAAGTAGAATACCTACTAGACCTTGCAGATAAATTCAAGAATGGCTTGATAAAAGGAAAACCATTGAAGGACAAATATATGGCCATGGTGTTCGAGAAAGCTTCAACGAGGACAAGAGTATCATTTGAAGTGGGAATGAGCCAATTGGGGGGAACACCCCTCTATTTATCTGCTCAAGACTTGCAACTAGGAAGGGGCGAACCAATAGCAGATACAGCCCGAACCCTAAGTAGATATGTTGATGCCATAATGATAAGAGCATTCAGGCACAAGGACGTTATAGAATTGGCGGAAAATTCATCAGTACCGGTAATTAACGGTTTAACAGATCTTGAGCATCCATGCCAGACACTCGCAGACATGCAGACCATAAGAGAATATAAAGGGGATTTTAATCGCAAATTAGCATTTATAGGTGATGGTAACAACGTTTGCAACTCCTTAATTTTGATATCAGCAATTCTAGGAATGGACATTTATGTTGCATCGCCAAAAGGCTACGAACCAAATAAGGAGATAATAAAAAAAGCTGAAAAAATTGCACGAGACCAATCCGTGATAAAGATAACCAATGACCCATACGAGGCCGTGAAAGGGGCTGATGTTGTCTATACTGATGTGTGGGTTAGTATGGGACATGAAAATGAGGCCCAAGAACGGTTAAAGGCATTCAGACCATACCAGGTTAACAAGGATCTAATGGATCATGCGAAAGCTGATGCTATATTCATGCATTGTTTGCCTGCAAAAAGGGGTCAGGAGACTACAACTGATGTGATTGACGGTCCAAATTCAGTAGTATGGGACCAGGCAGAGAATAGACTCCATGCTCAGAAGGCTATCATGTATTGGCTGATAAAATGA
- the purD gene encoding phosphoribosylamine--glycine ligase has product MKILVVGTGAREHAICKSLEGEAEIYSFMSNKNPGIARIVKDFKLGDETDTEKVKNFAIEKNIDIAFIGPEAPLEKGIVDKLLAADIETVGPTAEAAKIETDKAFMRILFEKYKIPGSLQYKVFNDYQEVSQFLDDFEGEAVVKPVGLTGGKGVKIVGEHLKDNEEAKKYAKKVIEEKIGGHSRVVIEEKVTGEEFTLQAFSDGKKLVPMPAVQDHPHAFEGDKGPITGGMGSYSDKNGLLPFLEKKEYDEAVKIMEKTIDALDKEVGPYKGILYGQFMLTCDGPRIIEYNARFGDPEAMNVLPLLETNMVDICEDIINTRLKTAKFKELATVCKYIVPRGYPDKGEAGKPLEIDEKMIKSEGADIYYASVNEKDGRIYTTSSRAVALVALAEDIYTAEQTCENATKFIKGDVYHRRDIGTRELIQKRINHIKQIKK; this is encoded by the coding sequence ATGAAGATTTTGGTAGTGGGTACAGGAGCGCGAGAACATGCCATATGCAAATCATTAGAAGGCGAAGCTGAAATTTATTCTTTCATGAGCAACAAAAATCCGGGCATAGCACGTATCGTGAAAGATTTCAAATTAGGAGATGAAACAGACACTGAAAAGGTTAAAAATTTCGCAATCGAAAAAAATATTGATATAGCATTCATCGGACCGGAAGCCCCACTAGAAAAGGGCATAGTAGATAAGCTACTCGCCGCCGACATTGAAACGGTAGGCCCCACAGCTGAAGCCGCCAAGATAGAAACAGATAAAGCCTTCATGAGAATACTCTTCGAAAAATACAAGATACCAGGATCACTTCAATACAAGGTATTCAATGATTACCAAGAGGTTAGCCAATTCTTGGACGATTTTGAAGGCGAGGCAGTAGTAAAACCAGTTGGACTTACAGGGGGTAAAGGTGTCAAGATAGTGGGAGAACACCTAAAAGACAATGAAGAAGCTAAAAAATATGCTAAAAAGGTAATAGAAGAAAAGATAGGAGGCCACTCTAGGGTTGTTATCGAAGAAAAGGTCACTGGCGAGGAATTCACCCTCCAAGCATTTTCTGATGGTAAAAAATTAGTCCCCATGCCAGCAGTTCAGGATCATCCACATGCATTCGAAGGCGATAAAGGGCCGATAACAGGAGGCATGGGGTCCTATTCAGATAAAAATGGACTACTACCATTTCTAGAAAAGAAAGAATATGATGAAGCAGTTAAAATAATGGAAAAGACCATAGATGCATTAGATAAAGAAGTGGGCCCATATAAGGGCATATTATATGGACAGTTTATGTTAACTTGTGATGGGCCACGTATTATAGAATATAACGCCCGATTCGGAGACCCAGAGGCCATGAACGTCCTACCATTACTTGAAACCAACATGGTTGACATATGCGAGGACATAATCAACACTAGATTAAAAACTGCTAAATTCAAGGAATTAGCAACAGTCTGCAAATATATAGTGCCTAGAGGATACCCTGACAAGGGAGAGGCTGGAAAACCATTGGAAATAGATGAAAAAATGATAAAAAGTGAGGGTGCTGACATTTATTACGCTTCAGTGAATGAAAAAGATGGTAGGATATACACAACATCATCGAGGGCCGTGGCATTAGTTGCACTAGCAGAAGATATCTACACAGCAGAACAGACATGTGAAAATGCCACAAAATTCATCAAAGGAGACGTATATCACCGCAGGGATATCGGGACAAGAGAACTCATCCAAAAGAGAATCAATCACATCAAACAGATAAAAAAATAG
- the surE gene encoding 5'/3'-nucleotidase SurE, with product MKILITNDDGVNSSGIIAAKDAVKGLGECIIVAPATQQSGIGHALTLFEPIRVNDVTLRDGTMAYSVSGTPTDAVIIGIFELAEEKPDLVISGINMGENLGKSELTTSGTIGAAMEAAVHGVPALAVSLQVKRGDIKFHDGHVDIDFSSAKKITYRIAKNILEKGLPEGVDFLNLNIPLHMKRDEIRLTRLGDRMYNVHVQKRLDPRGRPYYWIDGEPAGHDLPGTDVYTLKEENVATLTPLSLDCTSDLKSMEGWL from the coding sequence ATGAAAATTTTGATAACAAACGATGATGGAGTGAATTCCTCGGGTATAATAGCTGCAAAGGATGCTGTGAAAGGCCTTGGAGAATGTATAATAGTGGCCCCTGCAACGCAGCAGAGTGGGATAGGACATGCTTTAACACTTTTTGAGCCTATTAGAGTTAATGATGTCACATTAAGGGATGGTACCATGGCTTATTCTGTTTCTGGGACGCCAACTGATGCTGTTATCATTGGCATTTTTGAATTGGCAGAGGAAAAACCAGACCTTGTGATATCTGGGATAAATATGGGTGAAAACCTTGGAAAATCAGAGTTGACCACCTCAGGGACTATTGGGGCTGCCATGGAAGCTGCTGTGCATGGGGTGCCGGCGCTCGCTGTTTCGTTGCAAGTGAAAAGGGGTGATATTAAATTCCATGATGGGCATGTTGACATTGATTTTTCCTCTGCAAAGAAGATAACCTATAGGATAGCTAAAAATATCCTAGAGAAAGGCTTGCCTGAGGGTGTTGACTTCCTAAACCTTAATATACCATTGCATATGAAAAGAGATGAAATCAGGCTTACGAGATTGGGTGACAGAATGTATAATGTACATGTGCAAAAGAGGCTCGACCCTCGTGGCAGACCCTATTATTGGATTGATGGAGAGCCAGCAGGCCATGATTTACCTGGGACGGATGTTTATACGCTTAAAGAGGAGAATGTAGCGACCTTAACGCCTTTATCCCTTGATTGCACGTCTGATCTTAAATCCATGGAAGGATGGCTTTAA
- a CDS encoding undecaprenyl-diphosphate phosphatase, which produces MDLLDIIQAIILGIVQGATEFLPISSSAHLVIVPYLIGVNYSDLAFDTLLHIATLVAVIGYFRVEVVDILKGFFSSLLDIPQGTFSDGIKNDPIKRLSWFIIIGSIPAGLMGVFFKDFFEGLFNNLPAVGSLLIVTGFILWGSEIIYGRFSRKRVFDNMNLADVLLVGFAQGCAIMPGISRSGATIATGLSLGFEREFMARYSFLLSIPAIFGASLVQLKDIMGGFHFETQSFTLGFIAATVSGYLAIKYFLKFIKTKNLVLFSWYCWIIGGLTLLISLL; this is translated from the coding sequence GTGGATCTATTGGACATTATACAGGCGATAATATTAGGGATAGTCCAGGGTGCTACAGAATTTTTACCTATAAGTAGTTCTGCCCATCTTGTAATAGTCCCTTATCTTATTGGTGTGAATTATTCAGATCTTGCATTTGACACCCTCCTTCATATAGCCACTCTTGTTGCTGTTATTGGATATTTCCGAGTTGAAGTGGTGGATATTCTTAAAGGTTTTTTTTCGAGCCTCTTAGATATCCCACAAGGGACTTTTAGTGATGGGATTAAAAATGACCCTATCAAAAGATTGTCTTGGTTTATAATAATTGGGAGCATCCCTGCAGGTTTGATGGGTGTTTTTTTCAAAGATTTTTTCGAGGGCCTTTTCAATAATCTGCCTGCAGTCGGATCATTACTTATCGTCACAGGTTTCATATTATGGGGTTCTGAGATAATATATGGGCGATTTTCGAGGAAGAGAGTCTTTGATAATATGAATTTGGCCGATGTTCTCTTGGTCGGGTTTGCCCAAGGATGCGCTATAATGCCTGGCATATCCCGTTCAGGGGCGACTATAGCAACTGGTTTATCACTTGGATTTGAAAGGGAGTTCATGGCAAGGTACAGTTTTTTATTATCTATACCTGCAATATTTGGGGCTTCATTAGTCCAATTAAAGGATATAATGGGAGGATTCCATTTTGAAACCCAGAGTTTCACATTAGGGTTTATTGCGGCCACAGTTTCTGGTTATTTGGCTATTAAATATTTCTTGAAGTTTATAAAAACGAAAAATCTTGTCTTATTCTCTTGGTACTGTTGGATAATAGGAGGTTTAACACTCCTTATAAGCCTCTTATAA
- the ilvE gene encoding branched-chain-amino-acid transaminase yields the protein MLSNKGKIWFNNRFIEWDEAKIHVLSHVVHYGSSVFEGIRCYKNKEGSAIFRLEDHIRRLFNSAKIYMIDIPYTQEEICEAIIETIKVNNLEECYIRPIVFRGYKELGVNPLNCPVEVVIAAWEWGSYFGQEALEEGVDVGVSTWRRMAPNTLPNMAKAGGNYLNSQLVKMEAIKHGYDEGIMLDYNGMVSEGSGENIFIVKDGELYTPPVSSSLLPGITRDSVIRLANEMGINVKEERIPREMLYLADELFFTGTAAEITPIRSVDGIKIGDGRRGPLTEKLQDSFFKILRAEVDDRFEWLTYIE from the coding sequence ATGTTATCTAATAAAGGGAAGATATGGTTCAACAATCGTTTTATAGAATGGGATGAAGCAAAAATACATGTGCTCTCACACGTAGTACACTACGGATCAAGTGTATTTGAAGGAATTAGATGCTACAAGAACAAGGAAGGATCCGCAATTTTCCGCTTGGAAGACCATATCAGGAGATTGTTTAATTCAGCGAAAATATATATGATTGATATCCCCTACACCCAAGAGGAGATATGTGAAGCCATAATTGAAACAATCAAGGTTAACAATCTCGAGGAGTGTTATATAAGACCTATTGTCTTCCGAGGGTATAAAGAGCTTGGTGTCAACCCCCTTAATTGTCCAGTGGAGGTTGTGATCGCAGCATGGGAATGGGGAAGTTACTTCGGACAAGAAGCATTAGAAGAAGGTGTTGATGTGGGAGTCTCAACTTGGAGGCGGATGGCGCCAAACACCCTCCCAAACATGGCCAAAGCCGGTGGAAATTATCTCAACTCGCAACTAGTGAAGATGGAAGCTATAAAGCACGGCTATGACGAAGGTATAATGCTCGACTACAATGGGATGGTAAGTGAAGGCAGTGGAGAAAACATCTTCATAGTAAAGGATGGTGAACTATACACTCCACCAGTATCTTCTTCACTATTGCCTGGGATAACAAGAGATTCTGTTATAAGATTAGCCAATGAAATGGGCATAAATGTGAAAGAAGAGCGCATACCACGTGAAATGTTATATTTAGCAGATGAACTGTTCTTCACAGGAACAGCGGCTGAAATAACCCCTATAAGGTCAGTTGATGGTATAAAAATTGGAGATGGGAGAAGAGGCCCTCTAACAGAAAAACTTCAAGATAGTTTCTTCAAAATTCTAAGAGCAGAAGTCGATGACAGATTCGAATGGCTTACATATATCGAATAA
- the ilvC gene encoding ketol-acid reductoisomerase: MKIYYEDDIEMDVIADKKIAVIGYGSQGRAQARNMADSGLNVIVGVRSGGNSWNMAKEDGMNVMTIEDASREADIVHILIPDEIQATVYEQSIEPYLTEGNTISFSHGYNIHYGYIKAPNGVNVTMIAPKGPGAMVRRTYLEGFGIPGLVAVEVDATGDALDIALAMGKACGFARAGILETTFKEETETDLFGEQTVLCGGVTELIKTAFETLVEAGYQPELAYFETCHELKLIVDLIYEKGFTGMWKNVSNTAEFGGLTRRSRIITQETKKEMEKILEEIQKGEFAKEWTLENKAGRPMLKRMRELEVGLKIEKVGSKLRKLCGLEK, translated from the coding sequence ATGAAGATCTATTATGAAGATGATATAGAAATGGATGTGATAGCTGATAAAAAGATAGCAGTCATAGGATATGGTAGCCAAGGAAGAGCACAGGCAAGAAACATGGCTGACAGCGGATTAAATGTGATAGTGGGTGTAAGGAGCGGAGGAAATTCATGGAACATGGCAAAAGAAGATGGTATGAATGTTATGACAATAGAAGATGCTTCAAGGGAAGCCGATATAGTACATATTCTCATACCTGATGAAATACAGGCAACAGTCTATGAACAGTCCATAGAACCATATCTTACAGAGGGGAACACCATATCATTTTCACATGGATACAACATCCACTACGGGTACATAAAGGCTCCGAATGGAGTCAACGTCACAATGATAGCACCAAAAGGTCCTGGGGCCATGGTTAGAAGAACATACCTTGAAGGATTCGGAATACCCGGACTAGTGGCGGTTGAAGTCGATGCAACAGGAGACGCGCTTGATATAGCCCTTGCAATGGGTAAAGCTTGTGGATTTGCAAGAGCAGGGATACTAGAAACAACATTCAAAGAGGAGACCGAAACAGACCTTTTCGGCGAACAAACTGTCCTTTGTGGTGGTGTCACAGAACTTATAAAAACAGCCTTCGAAACTCTAGTAGAGGCCGGCTACCAACCAGAACTCGCATACTTCGAAACATGCCACGAACTAAAATTAATAGTAGATCTTATCTACGAAAAAGGATTCACTGGAATGTGGAAAAACGTCAGCAACACCGCAGAATTCGGGGGTCTCACAAGACGTTCAAGGATAATCACCCAAGAAACTAAAAAGGAAATGGAAAAAATACTAGAAGAGATCCAAAAAGGAGAATTCGCAAAAGAATGGACACTAGAAAACAAAGCCGGCAGACCAATGCTAAAAAGAATGCGAGAACTTGAGGTAGGATTAAAAATAGAGAAAGTAGGATCCAAACTGCGAAAACTTTGCGGCCTAGAAAAATAA
- a CDS encoding LSM domain-containing protein has product MVDKINRQFLRFKDRRVLITLKDNNEHEGRIISIDNYLNTVLETENGIQFIKGTKIAFISLLG; this is encoded by the coding sequence ATGGTTGATAAGATTAACAGACAATTTTTAAGGTTCAAGGACAGGAGAGTGCTTATCACTTTAAAAGACAATAATGAACATGAGGGTAGGATTATATCCATTGACAATTATCTTAACACAGTCCTTGAGACAGAGAATGGGATCCAGTTTATAAAAGGTACCAAGATAGCATTCATATCACTGTTAGGGTAA
- the ilvN gene encoding acetolactate synthase small subunit, giving the protein MELKTHIISTIVQHKPGVLQRVSGLFTRRGFNIESITVGESETPGLARMTIIAKGDDKLLEQLTKQLNKLIDVIKVRDLEATNIVQRELCLIKVHAPEERARSEIIQYANIFRGRIVDVSTETLTVEITGDTDKIDAFIELMTGFGIKELARTGPTAMSRGPKTI; this is encoded by the coding sequence ATGGAACTTAAAACTCATATAATCAGCACTATTGTCCAACACAAACCAGGAGTGTTACAGAGGGTATCAGGGTTGTTCACAAGAAGAGGTTTCAACATTGAAAGCATAACAGTGGGAGAATCCGAGACCCCAGGGCTCGCCCGCATGACAATTATAGCAAAAGGTGATGATAAGCTCCTAGAACAACTAACAAAACAATTAAACAAATTAATCGATGTCATTAAAGTAAGGGACCTCGAAGCCACAAACATAGTCCAAAGAGAACTCTGCTTAATAAAAGTTCACGCCCCCGAAGAAAGAGCAAGATCAGAAATAATACAATATGCAAACATCTTCCGCGGAAGAATAGTTGACGTGAGCACCGAAACCTTAACAGTGGAGATTACCGGGGACACCGACAAAATAGATGCATTCATAGAACTCATGACAGGCTTCGGCATAAAAGAGTTGGCTAGAACAGGCCCAACAGCAATGTCCCGAGGTCCCAAGACAATATAA
- a CDS encoding methanogenesis marker 12 protein, protein MAFVGMDHGTTGISFTILSKEIEHFKLGREELSKGKVSAIEELSKRIDPAEIKLMAITYAMGDAITTIKPLEKVENRGIISIGGAGKVTGGGTAVYSEIEKSGIPTVLIPGLHRNLPCLDERFKAAYSHHGSAEKVSISYNAHLETGWENLIVSDISSNTVTILIQDGIIKGAMDACIGAMGIIHGPLDLEMIRAIDDGYKTANECFSHAGAVKIAGIDTKVARAKDELIKRYLEGDYKARLAIDTMAMTITMEIWGLISIADKIDGIILTGSVGAMKEPINFYSILKKQLDCPMEVRRLPPTSGSLGSAQIARDIYQGKKEILGIEVESLP, encoded by the coding sequence TTGGCATTCGTTGGAATGGATCACGGTACCACAGGCATATCATTCACTATTTTATCAAAGGAAATCGAACACTTCAAACTAGGACGTGAAGAGCTTTCAAAGGGTAAAGTCTCGGCAATAGAAGAGCTCTCCAAGAGAATAGACCCTGCAGAAATCAAACTCATGGCAATAACTTATGCCATGGGGGACGCCATAACAACCATCAAACCATTGGAAAAAGTTGAGAATAGGGGTATAATCTCAATTGGTGGTGCAGGTAAAGTCACAGGGGGTGGAACCGCAGTATATTCAGAGATAGAAAAGTCAGGAATACCAACAGTCCTAATCCCTGGCTTGCATCGGAACCTTCCTTGTCTAGATGAACGTTTCAAAGCAGCATATTCCCATCATGGAAGTGCAGAAAAGGTTAGCATATCCTATAATGCCCACCTAGAAACTGGCTGGGAAAACCTAATAGTCTCGGATATAAGCTCCAACACAGTAACCATCCTAATCCAAGACGGTATTATAAAAGGTGCCATGGACGCGTGTATAGGTGCAATGGGGATAATACATGGCCCATTAGACCTTGAAATGATCAGGGCAATCGATGACGGTTATAAAACTGCTAACGAATGTTTTTCACATGCAGGGGCTGTGAAAATAGCGGGTATAGATACAAAAGTCGCGCGGGCGAAGGACGAACTCATAAAGAGATATCTCGAAGGCGATTATAAAGCAAGATTAGCTATTGATACAATGGCAATGACCATAACAATGGAAATATGGGGGCTTATAAGCATAGCAGATAAAATAGATGGTATAATACTCACAGGGTCCGTAGGGGCTATGAAAGAGCCCATAAACTTTTATAGTATCCTCAAAAAACAATTAGATTGTCCAATGGAAGTTCGTAGATTACCGCCCACTTCGGGATCATTAGGCAGCGCCCAGATAGCCAGGGACATCTACCAAGGAAAAAAAGAAATCCTCGGAATTGAAGTAGAAAGCTTACCCTAA
- a CDS encoding acetolactate synthase large subunit — protein MNGGQAIVQALLDEGVETVFGYPGGAVLPLYDVLYDSELKHILVRHEQCAAHAADGYARASGKVGVCMATSGPGATNLVTGIATAYMDSSPIIAIAGQVATQLIGNDAFQEVDMLGITMPITKHSFRPNNPNDIPRIIKSSFKIARTGRPGPVVIDLPKDIQEAKLDEYINKPFKLPGYKPTLKGHPLQIKKAVDAIINAKKPVILAGGGVIISGASKELKRLAKTIKAPVTTTLLGKGSFPEDHPYSLGMLGMHGRKVANLTVNECDCLIAIGCRFSDRTTGNIAEFAPNAKIIHIDIDPAEIGKNIEVDIPIVGDAKKVLQDILKILEKKEDINSEKKEWIEKTIEFRNKCMPRISFDKEIPLKPQQAIKEIMETIDDDTIVTTDVGQNQMWMAHFYTSKKPRKFISSGGLGTMGFGFPAAMGAKMALPEEDVVAVCGDGGFLMVSQDLATLKEYDIPITICIMDNRHLGMVAQWQRLFYDERMSHTYLGEVPDFVKLAEAYNIDAERVEKPGEVKEALKSAINSGGPTIIDIVIDPMEILPMVPPGRGLTEIVGEYKVETKAIKKGKVEGE, from the coding sequence ATGAATGGAGGACAAGCAATAGTCCAGGCACTTCTAGATGAAGGAGTAGAAACAGTATTTGGATACCCTGGCGGGGCAGTGCTCCCACTATATGATGTACTATATGATTCAGAACTCAAACACATCCTGGTAAGACATGAACAATGTGCAGCCCATGCAGCAGATGGATATGCAAGGGCTTCAGGGAAAGTGGGTGTATGCATGGCTACATCAGGTCCCGGGGCAACAAACCTCGTAACAGGGATCGCAACAGCCTACATGGACTCATCGCCAATAATAGCAATAGCAGGACAAGTTGCAACCCAACTTATCGGCAACGACGCATTCCAAGAAGTGGACATGCTTGGCATAACAATGCCCATCACAAAGCACAGCTTCAGGCCAAACAACCCAAACGACATACCCCGCATAATAAAATCAAGTTTCAAAATAGCAAGAACAGGAAGACCAGGACCAGTTGTAATAGATCTTCCAAAGGATATACAAGAAGCTAAATTAGACGAATACATAAACAAGCCATTCAAATTACCAGGATACAAACCCACATTAAAAGGCCACCCATTACAGATAAAAAAGGCCGTAGATGCTATTATAAACGCCAAAAAACCTGTTATATTAGCCGGTGGCGGTGTAATAATATCTGGCGCTTCAAAAGAACTCAAAAGGTTAGCAAAAACAATAAAAGCTCCGGTAACAACAACACTCCTAGGGAAAGGCTCATTCCCAGAAGACCACCCATACTCACTTGGAATGCTAGGCATGCATGGGCGAAAAGTCGCAAACCTAACAGTGAACGAATGTGACTGCCTAATAGCAATAGGATGCAGATTCTCAGATCGAACAACAGGAAACATAGCAGAATTCGCACCAAACGCCAAAATAATCCACATCGACATAGACCCGGCAGAAATAGGTAAAAACATAGAAGTAGATATACCAATCGTTGGCGACGCCAAAAAAGTCCTCCAGGACATCCTAAAAATACTAGAAAAAAAAGAAGATATAAATTCTGAAAAGAAAGAATGGATCGAAAAAACAATAGAATTCCGCAACAAATGCATGCCAAGAATATCATTCGACAAAGAAATCCCACTAAAACCCCAACAAGCCATAAAAGAGATAATGGAAACCATAGACGACGATACGATAGTAACAACAGATGTTGGGCAAAACCAGATGTGGATGGCCCACTTCTACACCTCAAAAAAGCCTCGAAAATTCATATCATCAGGCGGCCTTGGGACAATGGGCTTCGGATTCCCAGCAGCAATGGGGGCGAAAATGGCCCTACCAGAAGAAGACGTAGTAGCAGTATGCGGCGACGGCGGATTCCTCATGGTATCACAAGACCTCGCAACCCTTAAAGAATATGATATACCAATTACAATCTGCATCATGGACAACAGACACCTTGGAATGGTAGCACAATGGCAAAGACTATTCTATGATGAGAGAATGTCACACACATACCTAGGTGAAGTACCAGACTTTGTCAAACTAGCAGAAGCATACAATATAGACGCGGAAAGAGTGGAAAAACCCGGAGAAGTTAAAGAAGCCCTAAAAAGTGCCATAAACTCTGGGGGCCCCACTATCATCGATATCGTGATAGATCCTATGGAAATACTCCCAATGGTACCCCCAGGCCGTGGGCTTACAGAAATAGTAGGTGAATATAAAGTAGAAACAAAAGCCATCAAAAAAGGGAAAGTGGAGGGGGAATAA
- a CDS encoding DUF11 domain-containing protein, with protein sequence MMRKIVPLLALIVLVSVIGAGAVTAQEDDVDQTGESDLAVDVMLTDSEGNPIDNATVGDEVVGVVEAANLGPDDATGVVVELWEEGFGNPDVENIVNWWAVSWDGINWIESDPSFDPVEGIWDIGNMPAGDIYALLIGFTAKTAGPGILGAGIEGDQYEPDLTNNEDEYVIDIIGPVTPSVTASAEKVPMQPTGAPLALAILSVLMTLGGLIIPKIK encoded by the coding sequence ATGATGAGGAAAATCGTACCATTACTTGCACTGATTGTTTTGGTTTCAGTGATTGGCGCTGGGGCGGTTACGGCGCAAGAAGATGATGTTGATCAAACGGGTGAATCTGATCTTGCAGTAGATGTCATGTTAACAGATTCTGAGGGCAACCCTATTGATAATGCCACGGTCGGTGATGAAGTCGTTGGCGTGGTTGAAGCAGCAAATCTTGGTCCTGATGATGCAACAGGAGTGGTTGTTGAACTTTGGGAAGAAGGCTTCGGAAACCCTGATGTGGAAAACATTGTAAACTGGTGGGCAGTTTCATGGGATGGTATCAATTGGATTGAGTCTGATCCTTCCTTTGATCCAGTAGAAGGTATATGGGATATTGGTAACATGCCAGCCGGTGACATTTACGCACTCCTAATCGGTTTCACGGCAAAAACAGCAGGACCCGGGATCCTTGGCGCAGGGATAGAAGGCGACCAATACGAGCCAGACTTAACAAACAATGAAGACGAATACGTCATCGACATTATAGGACCAGTTACACCAAGCGTCACAGCAAGCGCCGAGAAAGTTCCAATGCAACCTACAGGAGCACCATTAGCACTCGCAATACTCTCAGTACTCATGACACTCGGCGGCCTAATAATACCAAAAATAAAATAA